The genomic window GGAGTTCGTATTTCGGGCTGCCCCTTTAAGTGTTATAATGAGGTAATATGATTTTTACTGTAAGAGAACTAAAAGAGCAGGAATACCACCTGTTGTCTGATTTTCTGTATGAAGCTATATTCATTCCCGAGGGTGTAGAGCCGCCGCCGAGAGATATGATCATGCAGCCTGAACTGAGGGTATATACAGATGATTTCGGCAGTGTCAGGGGTGATATGGCTCTTGCGGCTGAGGTTGACGGCAGAGTAGTCGGTGCTGTCTGGGTCAGGATAATGAATGACTACGGGCATATTGATGACGAAACGCCTTCATTTGCGATATCGCTTTATAAGGAATACCGTGGAATGGGCATAGGCACCGAGCTTATGAAAAAGATGCTTGAAAAGCTCAGAAATAATGGTTATAAGCGTGCATCGCTTGCCGTGCAGAAAGAAAACTATGCTGTGAAGATGTACAGGAAAGTCGGATTTGAAGAAATTGATGAGAATGAGCAGGAATATATAATGCTCTGCAAATTAGAATAACAGAAGGATATGATGGTAATGAAAACGATGTCTGTTCTCGGCTCGACAGGGTCGATAGGCACACAGTCATTAGAGGTGGCTAAAAAACATAAAATAAGAGTAGCTGCTTTATCTGCGAACAATAATGTCAGACTGCTTGCAAAGCAGGCCAGGGAATTTGATGTGCAGTATGCCTGCATAGCTGATGAGAGCAAGGCCTACGAGCTGACACAGCTGTTAGAGGGCTCTAATACAAGGGTGCTATCGGGGCATGAAGGGCTTATGCAGATAGCAGAGCTTGACGGCGTTGATATAATGCTCAATTCGCTTGTCGGAATGGTAGGTCTGGAACCCACACTCAGAGCGATAGAGCACGGCACTGACATAGCTCTTGCCAACAAGGAAACGCTTGTTGCTGGCGGCAAGCTCGTTATAGACCTTGCAAGAAAGAAGAATGTAAGGATCTACCCGGTAGACAGCGAGCACAGTGCGATATTCCAGTGCTTGCAGGGGAATAATATCAAAGAGCTGAGAAAGATAATCCTCACTGCATCGGGAGGGCCTTTCTTCGGCAAGAAAAAGTCAGAGCTTGAAAATGTGACTGTTGAGCAGGCGCTCAACCACCCGAACTGGTCAATGGGTAATAAAATAACTATCGACTCTGCTACACTTATGAACAAGGGGCTTGAATTCATCGAGGCCATGTGGCTCTTTGACCTGAAACCTGAACAGATAGAGATAGTTGTTCACAGGCAGAGCGTGGTCCATTCGGCTGTTGAATACAATGACCATTCGGTCATCGCACAGCTTGGTGTGCCTGATATGAAAATACCTATTCAGTATGCACTGATATTCCCTCAAAGGGTCGATTGCCCGACAAGGGAGCTTTCGCTTACTGATTACGGCACACTTACCTTTGAAAAGCCGGATTTCGAGACATTTGATTGTCTGACCGCTTGTATAAAGGCTATCACAAAGGGCGGCAACCTGCCTGCATCAGTCAACGGTGCAAACGAGGAGGCTGTAAGGCTGTTTTTAGAGAAAAAGATAGGCTTCCTTGATATAGGCAGGCTCGTGACCAAGTGTCTGGAAACTACAGAATATAAAGAAATAACATCACTTGATGATGTTCTCGCTGCTGACAGGGCGGCAAGAGAATTTGTAATGGAAAACTACAAAAAGATAAACTGAAAAGAGGACAAATGAATGGGAGCAATAAGTATTGTAATAGCCGTACTGATTTTTAGTATGATAATAGCTATTCATGAATTCGGGCACTTTGCTGTTGCAAAGCTCTGCGGCGTCAAGGTGAATGAATTCTCTATCGGCATGGGGCCATGCCTTCTGAAAAAGAAAAAGGGCGAAACACAGTATTCACTCAGAGCGCTGCCAATAGGCGGCTACTGCGCTATGGAGGGCGAGGACAGCAAGAGTGAGGACGGAAGAGCATTCTGCAACAAGTCTGTTCCAAGGCGTGTGGCTATCGTCGTAGCCGGTGCTGTGATGAACCTTATCCTTGGATTTATACTGCTTATCATAAGCACGGTTGTCAATGCACCTATCACTACAACGCAGGTAAGCTGGTTTGAGGAGAACGCATCCTCGCAGTCTACCGGCCTTGAAATTGGCGATAAGATAATAGAATGCAACGGTATGAGGATATTTACTGACATGGATCTTTCATACCAGTTCCAGAGTGATGAGGACGGCAAGTTTGATTTTGTGGTAGAGCGTAACGGTGAGAAGAAAACGCTTGAAGATGTTGCCTTTGCAAAGAATGACGGTGTGCTGCATATTGATTTCAAGGTCGCCCCTCAGAAGGCTAACCCTCTGACTGTTATATCATACGCAGGCCGCTCGACAGTGTCATACGGAAGGCTGATATATATTTCTCTCGGTGACCTTATAAGCGGCACATATCACCTAAATGATCTTTCAGGCCCTGTTGGTATCGTTAATGCTATCGGCGATGTAATAGAGGACGAGGCAAAAGAGGAGACTATCGACTGGAAGGCACTCTGGAACAAGATGCTTTCTATGGCGGCGTTTATCACTATAAACGTAGGTCTTTTCAACCTTCTTCCGCTTCCGGCGCTTGACGGCGGCAGGCTTATGTTCCTCATCTGCGAGGCTATAACAAAACACCCGGTCAAGCCGGAGCACGAGGGCATGGTGCATTTTGTGGGCATTGTTCTGCTGATGCTGCTTATGCTGGTAGTAACATTCAATGATATCAGAAAACTGTTTTAGAGGGGGAAGCTGTTATGCGTAAATGCAAGCCCGTAAAGGTCGGCGGCCTTGTGCTCGACGGCAAGAGGATTTATATCCAGTCGATGCTGAATGTGCCTTCCACAGATATTGAAGGCTCTGTAAGACAGGCCGAGGCTCTTGAAAAGGCAGGCTGTGAGATAGTAAGGGCAGCTATACCCGATATGGACGCTGTGGCTCTTATCCCTGCGATAAAAGAGAAGATAAATATACCGCTCGTTGCGGATATACATTTTGACTACAGGCTTGCCATTGCTGCTGCACAGGCCGGAATCGACAAGATAAGGATAAATCCAGGAAACATCGGCAGCAGAGACAGAGTACATGCTGTCGTTGACGAATGCAAAAAGCGCAGTAT from Ruminococcus sp. NK3A76 includes these protein-coding regions:
- a CDS encoding GNAT family N-acetyltransferase is translated as MIFTVRELKEQEYHLLSDFLYEAIFIPEGVEPPPRDMIMQPELRVYTDDFGSVRGDMALAAEVDGRVVGAVWVRIMNDYGHIDDETPSFAISLYKEYRGMGIGTELMKKMLEKLRNNGYKRASLAVQKENYAVKMYRKVGFEEIDENEQEYIMLCKLE
- a CDS encoding 1-deoxy-D-xylulose-5-phosphate reductoisomerase, whose amino-acid sequence is MKTMSVLGSTGSIGTQSLEVAKKHKIRVAALSANNNVRLLAKQAREFDVQYACIADESKAYELTQLLEGSNTRVLSGHEGLMQIAELDGVDIMLNSLVGMVGLEPTLRAIEHGTDIALANKETLVAGGKLVIDLARKKNVRIYPVDSEHSAIFQCLQGNNIKELRKIILTASGGPFFGKKKSELENVTVEQALNHPNWSMGNKITIDSATLMNKGLEFIEAMWLFDLKPEQIEIVVHRQSVVHSAVEYNDHSVIAQLGVPDMKIPIQYALIFPQRVDCPTRELSLTDYGTLTFEKPDFETFDCLTACIKAITKGGNLPASVNGANEEAVRLFLEKKIGFLDIGRLVTKCLETTEYKEITSLDDVLAADRAAREFVMENYKKIN
- a CDS encoding site-2 protease family protein, which gives rise to MGAISIVIAVLIFSMIIAIHEFGHFAVAKLCGVKVNEFSIGMGPCLLKKKKGETQYSLRALPIGGYCAMEGEDSKSEDGRAFCNKSVPRRVAIVVAGAVMNLILGFILLIISTVVNAPITTTQVSWFEENASSQSTGLEIGDKIIECNGMRIFTDMDLSYQFQSDEDGKFDFVVERNGEKKTLEDVAFAKNDGVLHIDFKVAPQKANPLTVISYAGRSTVSYGRLIYISLGDLISGTYHLNDLSGPVGIVNAIGDVIEDEAKEETIDWKALWNKMLSMAAFITINVGLFNLLPLPALDGGRLMFLICEAITKHPVKPEHEGMVHFVGIVLLMLLMLVVTFNDIRKLF